From the Pirellulales bacterium genome, the window AATGGCAAATCGCATGATCGCGCGCTGGATCGACGTCCCGCTGCTGGTCCGCGCAACCACCTGATTCTCTCGCCGCGACAGGACGACGTAGGGTAACGATGTTTCTCCGCGTGCGGCGCCCGTCGTCAGCCGTTCGACCGGCAGAACAGACGCCAGCAGGATGTCCGTAGCCCACCGCTGGTGAATCGCTTGCTCCAGGCTCATGGGGTCCTACTGCGTCTCATGTTCGTTTCACAAGGTTGGCAAGCGGCCACGCGGACTCACCAATGCAATTTCGCGTCAGGCCAGCGCACCCGACGTTTGCGCGACCAAGATCGTGAACAGGGCGTCGATGCGCTCCGAACGTTGAAAGCCCAAGACTCGATAGATGTCGGCGCCGGCGACGACGCGGTACGTGTGATCGACGAAAACCTCGTTGGCCACAAAGACGTTGTGCGTGACGCGCGTCAGGCGACGGTCATACTCGATGTTGATCTCGGCCTGCTGCGGTTGTATCCGGGCGGCGAGGTTGATCTGCACGTCTTGCCATGTGGGCACCTGAGCGCCGCTGGCGTCTTTCGTCCAGCTCGCCTGTTGCAACGTAATCCGCTGATTGAGTCC encodes:
- a CDS encoding DUF3168 domain-containing protein, producing MSLEQAIHQRWATDILLASVLPVERLTTGAARGETSLPYVVLSRRENQVVARTSSGTSIQRAIMRFAIWAADLDQAKQIAQAIGQRFERAEFALSTGDVLNMQRSLETETQADDGSWRLESDYVVIHSHGP